The nucleotide sequence TCATGTTTGACCCCGTTTTTGGTCCGATAAATATTGTCCTCAAATCACTTGGAGTTTCAACTCCACCGAACTGGATTAATGACCCTCTTTGGGGATTTATTGCGCTTAACGTAATCGAAGTGTGGTTGGCTTATCCATTTATGATGACCGTAATCACAGCAGCACTGCAATCAGTTCCAGACACTCTAATTGAAGCCGCAATAATTGATGGAGCAACATACTGGCAGCGTTTGAGGCATGTTGTAATCCCAATAGTTAGCAAACCCATAGCATTCGCCACAATTCTGACATCAGCAGCAAGCTTTCAGTATTTTATGGTGCCGTATCTGTACAACGCTGGACTCTTTGAGGACAAGTTCATCTTGCTGTACGGTTTCAGAAGGGCTTTCGGAGCTTCACCACATTACGGAAGGGCAGCGGCGATAATGGTGATTGCGACCCTTGTCTTGGCAGTTTACATGTACATCAACGTCAAGATAACAAAGCTCCAGGAGGGTGCTAAAGGATGAGGATTGAGTTGCCAAGAAGAAAAGGTGAGATTGTCAAAGCATTTGTCGTTACTCTCTTGGCAGTCCTCATAATGTTCATTATCCTTTTCCCAGTCTACTACATCTTTACAGTCTCCATTAAGCCAGTATCAACTCTAGCAACAACAGAGTTGACCTTAATTCCGAGGAATATAACCGCCGAGGCCTATAAAGAGGTTTTATTTGGATTTGAAGGGAGCAAAATATCAGCAAACTTTACTGGAAGCATTGAAGGATTAGGGAGACTTGATGGGGATACACTGTACGTAACAGACGGAAAAATAACGGGAGTCGTAAAAGCGGGACCATTTACAGCGCTGAGGTTCGAGATTCCATTTAAAGAAGTGAGGTTCAAAGTTGACCAAAGCGGCTCAAAAGAGGGGCAATTTACTGGGGAAATATCCGGAGCTTTCCGTCTGACGAGAATCAACAAAGATGGTTCAATTGGTTTCGCAGTTGTGAAGAACGTTGAGCTGAAAAAAGGAGAACTCGATGGAATTACAATGAGCGGGGTCATGGAGAAGTACATAGTTGCAAGAAATATTGGAAGTATAGAGGTAACAGCAGTTGGAAAGTTTGTAAACTCAATATTCTTTGCACATCTTAAGAACAGCCTCTTTATAGCAGGTTTAACGGTGATACTGACGCTAATCTTTGTGATTCCAGCAGCATATGCATTTTCAAGATTGAAGTTCTTTGGAAGAGATCACATCTTATACTTCTACCTCATGTTCACACAGGTAGCAGGTGGTCTTGGAATAGCAGGATTAATAGCATTGTATGGTATGATTGTCAAGCTTGGACTATATGACAAACTGCCAGTGCTATC is from Thermococcus paralvinellae and encodes:
- a CDS encoding carbohydrate ABC transporter permease, with product MKKTTLVALFLILPGIVAFLTFNLWPIVYSIYIAFTNAQLGNFPIESTKQLQFVGLENFKWALSDEKFRRAFLWTWIFVLTSVTLKVFSGIFLSILYNNKYVKGKLLYRSLLIIPWALPLLFSITVWRFMFDPVFGPINIVLKSLGVSTPPNWINDPLWGFIALNVIEVWLAYPFMMTVITAALQSVPDTLIEAAIIDGATYWQRLRHVVIPIVSKPIAFATILTSAASFQYFMVPYLYNAGLFEDKFILLYGFRRAFGASPHYGRAAAIMVIATLVLAVYMYINVKITKLQEGAKG
- a CDS encoding ABC transporter permease subunit, whose product is MRIELPRRKGEIVKAFVVTLLAVLIMFIILFPVYYIFTVSIKPVSTLATTELTLIPRNITAEAYKEVLFGFEGSKISANFTGSIEGLGRLDGDTLYVTDGKITGVVKAGPFTALRFEIPFKEVRFKVDQSGSKEGQFTGEISGAFRLTRINKDGSIGFAVVKNVELKKGELDGITMSGVMEKYIVARNIGSIEVTAVGKFVNSIFFAHLKNSLFIAGLTVILTLIFVIPAAYAFSRLKFFGRDHILYFYLMFTQVAGGLGIAGLIALYGMIVKLGLYDKLPVLSLIYAAGSVPFNTWLLKGYIDSISPDFDEAALVDGASYLQIIRYVLLPMALPGIATVAIFAFIGGWTEFILANLLLTEANQPLSVWIYLLMGGIGRGIDWNYFAAAALLFALPVFIMFMLAQNYVRSGLTVGGLKE